DNA from Lentibacillus amyloliquefaciens:
ACACACCTATAACGGCACGATTATCGAAACAATGTGGCATAAATATATAAAATCAAACGATGGCTTGTTAGTCACTTTAGTCTGCTCATCAAAATCAGAAGCAACCAGTATAATTTTTTGATTCTCATTAAACGTAGCGGCAGCATTAATTTTCCTCCAGAAAATCACGTAACTCTCTTGCGCCAATTTCTGAACTGGTCAGAGGGCGACTCTCAAATTCATCCCGGAACTATTCGATATAAGGCGTGTAAATCTTAGACTCGTGGGGGTTTTCCTTAAGATTATTACAGAATATGCGAATATTTAACGAAATTTTTAAAACAAATTGGCCGAAGATTGATGGAATTAAACTTCACTCTATCAATCTTCCTTTTTACCAAAATCTGCTAGAAGCTTCTACTTCCATTTTATTGAATTTTAATCACCCAACTCCCCCTACCTCCCTGTAAATTCAGCCAGCAGCCGATCAAACGCGTCCTGATTTGCAGCTTGCCCGACTAAATATTCTCTGGATGCATCTTCACGATCTATAGCCACCGCCCGCTTCGCCTTCCGCTCCATAAACCAATCCGGAACCACTTCTCCCCTGCCGGCAATCTGCTCGCCCTTCGTTCTATTGCGAAATGCATAGTCATCTGCTGCTGCCTGTTCAACCGTCGTAATGCCTTTGGTTTTCCACGCCTTAAGAATCCCTTTTGCGTAGCGCCAGGTTGATTTTCCCTGCTCTACTGCCCGTTTCAAGGCATCCAAAACAAGCGGATCACCCACCTCGTCAATCCAGCAGCTGATGTCACCGGCGATATACGCACTGGTCACACCAATGTTTTCCTGATAAAAGCGAATAGCGTCAGATGTCGTTGTTGTTGGTTTAGGTGTCGTTTTATTTTGATTTATGTATTGTTTAGTTAATGGGGCCGGACTGTGGTCCATATTGCGGGCCGTATTCTGGTCCGAGGTCTCGTCCGCCTCATAGGCCATCGTGTCGCCCACAGCCGAATCAACTGACCGGCTCTCAGTACGGACATCCACAGATTCATTGGCAGTGGTTTCAGTAGCGTCATTCAATTGAGGGTTTTCGATTGGAGGCGTTTCGCGGTGTTCTTCCATAGCTGGCTGTGTATCCAATCCCGCCTGCATCATCCCGCCGCTTGGCCGGACTTGTGACAGCATGCGGTAGGTGGCGGCTTGGTTGCCCCTGCCCGGCATGACGTCAATATAGCCTTTGTCCCGCAGTTCTTCGCGGGCGCGTTTGAAGGATGTGCCTTTGATGCCGGATTTCAATTCGATGACGGAAGCAGGGACGGTAAACGTCGCCTGCCACCCGCATAGATTGTTGAAATGCATCAGCGTGTTCCAGAGTGCCACGGCTGAGCCGGAAAGCGGATTGAAAATGATTTTGTTATAAAATGCGTTCAGTTCTTTTAAATAATTCATTACGGTATTCGCTCCTTGTAGGGTATTTTGTTTTCAATTAAAGGGAGTTGTCCAAATTAATAGCTTTGCGGAATTCGGGGTCTTTAAATTTTTTCCGAACCTGCTTGCCCCAGCTTTTCACCGCTTCGACATTTACGTTTTCTGCTTCGGCAATTTCTTTATAAGGCATGTCCAGAATGATGCGGTAGTGCACCCATTTCCATTGTTTATCCGTCAGTTGGGATTTTAGGTTGTTCCAAAGGTTGGGATCGTGCATTGGGAGGTGTTGCGCATCGACCAGGGGATTGGTCGCGTCACTTTTACGGTGGTAGTTGCCGTCAGTGAGTTGGGTTTTGCGTTGGTGAATGATTTTCTCAAGTGCCTCGTTCTTTCGGGTGTCTTTGCGGATGGCGTCAATCATGCGGTTGCGGATCATGTAGTTGAAGTAGGTTGCCATGGGGCCTTTGTCCGGCTGGTAGGATTCGTAGGCTCGCCACATCGCGACTAAGCCCTCCTGAAAAAATTCCTCATGCGGATCGTGGATGTTCAGCTTATGGATCTGATAATGAATCCGGCGCTTGTTTTGCTCAAAAATTTCCTCGAACGATATTCGATTGTCCATGTGATTGCTCCTTTGTGTGGGTGATAAAGGTAAGATAGGTTGGAAAGGTGTCTATGGCCGTGTGATGCACACTTGGGGAAGTGACCTTCAAGAAAGGTAAGAACCCGTTGGGATATTTAGGATTAATTATCCTGACTCTGAACCGCCTTTTTCATCTCATCAATGAAATGACCGGGGATATTCAGAATGGCAGCTATTCGATATAAATTCGTGACGGTCGTGTCGCTTTCACCTCTTTCAATTCGACCGAGGTGATTATTGCTGATGCCCAATGCTTCCGCTAATTCGTGTATCTTGAAGTCATTTTGTTCTCTGAAATAACGCACTTGCTGACCAAAATGCTTTCGAAGTTTTTCGTTGTCCACGCCAATCCCCCTTCTCAAGGAATATTATCCTTGCAAAGGGGGAAAAGGTACACAACATATATGTGGTATTTGGAAATTTTTTCGGTTTTTTTGAAAGGTCCAGGGTGCAGGTTCCTTGGACCATTTTATGAAACATAAATAATGTCGCCATCGCCAGCTGGGCAGAATTACTGAAAAGCGGAATGGACCAGTATGCCTGTCCCCTTGGTCCTCTTGCCATGCCTTGATAAACTAATAATTATATAGCAGACTTAAGTAGACAGGAGGTATCTAGATTTTCGTTCAATTTTTAAGCATCTATAATGCTCACCCATTTTTTAAATGATTTAATTTATCGAAGCTTATATAACCATCGTGTTGTAACCTAGCTACAACTATCCCAGGAAGGACACCTTGAGTTTCAGCAAATTCATGGATAATTTTTTCATCAAATTCCCCTATATTTACAAATTCTTTGTACTCAGATTTATTAATGAAAAAATCTCTAGCAAATTCATTAGCTTCTTCTTCTTTTGTGTCAATATTAGTTTTAAATTCTAATTCATTCTCGAGAGTTACAATGGGTTCATCAGGTGTATAATGTTTAATAAGATGCCCTATTTCATGCATCAAAGCAAACCATACATGATCGTGCGTTTTAAATCTTCCAGTAAGATAAATTGCTGGATGATTCTTATAAGTTGTAAGCACACCTCTAACCTTACTGTTCTTTAATGCATTATAAAACACCAAATAAATCCCAAGACGATTTAATAATTTTCTTGCGCTTTGTAATGAAACTTCATAGTCATTATTCAAGGCAAGTAATTTGAATTTATCCAATGATTCAATTAGCTTCTTTTTATCAAAATTTTTATTTGATAAGTCTTTATTTTGAATTTCAACTTCTTCTCTAGCTAAACTTAGCCAAATCGCTATTGCTTCAGTTTCCCCGCCATCTTCCATAAAATCCGCATTAAGACCCGAATATACTGTATCAAACTGTTCGAAGTTACTAATCCTTAAAAGTTTTAACATTTCGTTTGCTTGCTTAGCTAAATCCCAGTCTAATCCATTAAATACTGCATTGAATTTAAATCTTTTCGAGAGTTTTTTTAGTTGCTCCATACTGTAAGTTTGAGAATACATCTTTTCTCTTTTTAAATGCTCCTGATACTTACTTTCGTAGTTCATCCAATAAGAGGCCGGTACACCATGAAATATGTTTTCTAATTTTATGGCTAATTCTTCAGTTAATCTGCTTTTTCCGTTCAACAAATTAGAAAGGTGTTTTTCACTAACTCCTAATCGCTTTGCACATTCTTTATGACTCATTCCAAGTTCTTCTAAATATTCTTTTATAACAGATCCTGTATGCACCATAAATTCATTACCCATAAAAATACCTCCCTTCTAGTGATAATCTCCAATTGATAAAATTAGTATTTCATTAATTGTTTTTAAATCAGATTCGTCCCAATGTCCAATTGGTCTTAATACTATACGAAAGTTCTTGGAGACATCAATTCCCCAACAATCATTATAATTTCCCTTTAGTTTATGCCGACGAGGCGGGGACGTGAGGGATTTCATCCAAATTGTTTGCAGCCCTTATCTCAGACATTCTAATAATTATTTTTTTATAAAATCCCGTATATTGCTTTTTAATCATTCGTTCATTGGTTAATATCTTTTCCAATTTCTTGGTGGCATAGGAAACTTCCATTTGGCTCCCCCCTTATACATTAAATATAGATTTTACACAAATTAACCTATAAGGTTAATTTACTTGAAGTGGACTAGATCAACTTTATGTATTATAATTGGGTAAGAATAGGGGCGCGGAATATGCAAAAGAAAAACTACTCTGATTACGCTAAATTAATATC
Protein-coding regions in this window:
- a CDS encoding DnaD domain-containing protein encodes the protein MNYLKELNAFYNKIIFNPLSGSAVALWNTLMHFNNLCGWQATFTVPASVIELKSGIKGTSFKRAREELRDKGYIDVMPGRGNQAATYRMLSQVRPSGGMMQAGLDTQPAMEEHRETPPIENPQLNDATETTANESVDVRTESRSVDSAVGDTMAYEADETSDQNTARNMDHSPAPLTKQYINQNKTTPKPTTTTSDAIRFYQENIGVTSAYIAGDISCWIDEVGDPLVLDALKRAVEQGKSTWRYAKGILKAWKTKGITTVEQAAADDYAFRNRTKGEQIAGRGEVVPDWFMERKAKRAVAIDREDASREYLVGQAANQDAFDRLLAEFTGR
- a CDS encoding sigma-70 family RNA polymerase sigma factor, which encodes MDNRISFEEIFEQNKRRIHYQIHKLNIHDPHEEFFQEGLVAMWRAYESYQPDKGPMATYFNYMIRNRMIDAIRKDTRKNEALEKIIHQRKTQLTDGNYHRKSDATNPLVDAQHLPMHDPNLWNNLKSQLTDKQWKWVHYRIILDMPYKEIAEAENVNVEAVKSWGKQVRKKFKDPEFRKAINLDNSL
- a CDS encoding helix-turn-helix domain-containing protein, giving the protein MDNEKLRKHFGQQVRYFREQNDFKIHELAEALGISNNHLGRIERGESDTTVTNLYRIAAILNIPGHFIDEMKKAVQSQDN
- a CDS encoding HigA family addiction module antitoxin, with protein sequence MGNEFMVHTGSVIKEYLEELGMSHKECAKRLGVSEKHLSNLLNGKSRLTEELAIKLENIFHGVPASYWMNYESKYQEHLKREKMYSQTYSMEQLKKLSKRFKFNAVFNGLDWDLAKQANEMLKLLRISNFEQFDTVYSGLNADFMEDGGETEAIAIWLSLAREEVEIQNKDLSNKNFDKKKLIESLDKFKLLALNNDYEVSLQSARKLLNRLGIYLVFYNALKNSKVRGVLTTYKNHPAIYLTGRFKTHDHVWFALMHEIGHLIKHYTPDEPIVTLENELEFKTNIDTKEEEANEFARDFFINKSEYKEFVNIGEFDEKIIHEFAETQGVLPGIVVARLQHDGYISFDKLNHLKNG